In Dioscorea cayenensis subsp. rotundata cultivar TDr96_F1 chromosome 11, TDr96_F1_v2_PseudoChromosome.rev07_lg8_w22 25.fasta, whole genome shotgun sequence, a single genomic region encodes these proteins:
- the LOC120272154 gene encoding cinnamoyl-CoA reductase 1-like isoform X1, with the protein MSTTSHIRKNGDAIPVAASHDLRRQTVCVTGAGGFIGSWLVKLLLLKGYNVRGTVRNIEDMKNLHLKGLEGAEERLILYKADVLDYESICLAFDGCDGIFHVASPVTNDPEKVKVAVAGTMNAVNAAAKSGVRRFVFTSSIGAVHMNPNRSSDAVLDENCWSDLEYCKKTKHWYCYGKMLAELVAMDIAKKRELDLVVVVPPLTVGPMLQPILNASCFRVFTYMRGTKKAYRNAVMALVDVKDVAQAHIHVYEVDPNASGRYLCIATVVHRSKFVQMLSEMFSKYPITNECEDKVNPRVKPYKFSNKRLQELGLEYTPIKKSLYETVESLQEKGHLPPAHMLLVSPRIPSSL; encoded by the exons ATGAGCACCACTTCTCACATCCGCAAGAACGGAGATGCAATTCCGGTGGCCGCCAGTCATGATCTCCGGCGACAGACAGTGTGTGTGACTGGTGCCGGCGGGTTCATCGGATCATGGCTTGTGAAACTTCTACTTCTCAAGGGATACAACGTTAGAGGGACAGTCCGAAACATAG AGGATATGAAGAACTTGCACTTGAAAGGATTGGAAGGAGCTGAGGAAAGACTGATATTGTACAAAGCTGATGTGTTGGATTATGAAAGCATTTGTTTGGCATTTGACGGTTGCGATGGCATCTTCCATGTTGCTTCTCCGGTGACCAATGATCCG GAAAAGGTGAAAGTGGCGGTGGCGGGCACAATGAATGCAGTTAATGCGGCAGCGAAATCCGGTGTTCGCCGATTTGTATTCACTTCTTCAATTGGAGCTGTTCACATGAACCCTAACAGAAGCTCAGACGCTGTCTTGGATGAAAATTGCTGGAGTGATCTTGAATACtgcaagaaaacaaaa CATTGGTACTGCTATGGAAAAATGTTGGCGGAGCTCGTGGCAATGGACATAGCTAAAAAAAGAGAGTTGGATTTAGTGGTGGTAGTACCTCCACTGACAGTGGGACCAATGTTACAACCCATATTGAATGCAAGTTGCTTTAGGGTTTTCACTTACATGAGAGGAACCAAAAAAGCATACCGTAATGCTGTCATGGCCTTAGTTGATGTTAAGGATGTTGCTCAAGCTCACATACATGTTTATGAAGTAGACCCTAATGCTTCAGGCCGATATTTATGCATAGCAACAGTGGTTCACCGAAGCAAATTTGTTCAAATGCTTTCAGAGATGTTTTCAAAGTATCCCATCACAAATGA GTGTGAAGATAAGGTAAACCCAAGGGTTAAGCCTtacaaattttcaaacaaaagacTTCAGGAACTTGGACTAGAGTATACACCAATAAAGAAAAGCCTATATGAAACAGTCGAGAGCTTGCAAGAGAAGGGCCACCTCCCTCCTGCTCACATGCTTCTTGTGTCACCAAGAATTCCTTCTtctctttaa
- the LOC120272154 gene encoding cinnamoyl-CoA reductase 1-like isoform X3 yields the protein MSTTSHIRKNGDAIPVAASHDLRRQTVCVTGAGGFIGSWLVKLLLLKGYNVRGTVRNIEDMKNLHLKGLEGAEERLILYKADVLDYESICLAFDGCDGIFHVASPVTNDPEKVKVAVAGTMNAVNAAAKSGVRRFVFTSSIGAVHMNPNRSSDAVLDENCWSDLEYCKKTKHWYCYGKMLAELVAMDIAKKRELDLVVVVPPLTVGPMLQPILNASCFRVFTYMRGTKKAYRNAVMALVDVKDVAQAHIHVYEVDPNASGRYLCIATVVHRSKFVQMLSEMFSKYPITNE from the exons ATGAGCACCACTTCTCACATCCGCAAGAACGGAGATGCAATTCCGGTGGCCGCCAGTCATGATCTCCGGCGACAGACAGTGTGTGTGACTGGTGCCGGCGGGTTCATCGGATCATGGCTTGTGAAACTTCTACTTCTCAAGGGATACAACGTTAGAGGGACAGTCCGAAACATAG AGGATATGAAGAACTTGCACTTGAAAGGATTGGAAGGAGCTGAGGAAAGACTGATATTGTACAAAGCTGATGTGTTGGATTATGAAAGCATTTGTTTGGCATTTGACGGTTGCGATGGCATCTTCCATGTTGCTTCTCCGGTGACCAATGATCCG GAAAAGGTGAAAGTGGCGGTGGCGGGCACAATGAATGCAGTTAATGCGGCAGCGAAATCCGGTGTTCGCCGATTTGTATTCACTTCTTCAATTGGAGCTGTTCACATGAACCCTAACAGAAGCTCAGACGCTGTCTTGGATGAAAATTGCTGGAGTGATCTTGAATACtgcaagaaaacaaaa CATTGGTACTGCTATGGAAAAATGTTGGCGGAGCTCGTGGCAATGGACATAGCTAAAAAAAGAGAGTTGGATTTAGTGGTGGTAGTACCTCCACTGACAGTGGGACCAATGTTACAACCCATATTGAATGCAAGTTGCTTTAGGGTTTTCACTTACATGAGAGGAACCAAAAAAGCATACCGTAATGCTGTCATGGCCTTAGTTGATGTTAAGGATGTTGCTCAAGCTCACATACATGTTTATGAAGTAGACCCTAATGCTTCAGGCCGATATTTATGCATAGCAACAGTGGTTCACCGAAGCAAATTTGTTCAAATGCTTTCAGAGATGTTTTCAAAGTATCCCATCACAAATGA ATAA